The Tenebrio molitor chromosome 2, icTenMoli1.1, whole genome shotgun sequence DNA segment TAAATGCGGCGTGGGGTAATTGCTCgtcgataaaaattttatcattAATTGTGATGATAATGCCCCTCACGATGTATTTCGTATTTGGCTCTAAATATTGAAGTTTAATAATTGCGGATTTATTAAAAGGATTGCGTTGATCAGAAGCCATCCACTCACTATTTCCTTCAGCTTTctacaaaatcaaatacaataactaaaatgtaagAAATAGAGAAACAATCATCTGACTCTGTACTCTACGTAATAACTATCTGGTGAGTCTGTGTGTTTCTTATTgagcaattcgaaattttctacttttacTTTGGCTTCACTGTATTTGATATCGCTGACAACAGGAGGTTCACTGAAGACTTGGCCCGGTGCTGAAGGGGAAGAAAATTAAAtgcgatatttaaaaaaactggtTGACGTACGCATGTCACATTTAGCACCAACGTAGTTATCAGAACACGGCTCACATTTTCCGTTGTCGAAATCACAGGAGTGTCTGGAACAATGCCCGCAcctttttttacaattcatGCCATAAGATCCCGAATCACATTCtaaagacaaaataatttaaagtaaGTCGATAAATCGTATTTAACACTTCCACTAGAGCCACAAGTTGGATATTTCCATCCGGCTGAACACGAACATTTGAGTTCTGTTCCATCTTTTTCGCAAACTTTGAGCTGACCACATGTTTGATTTAGAAATAATGGACAAGGAATGCAATGTCTGGTGACAGCGTCGTCAGCGcagttattttctaaaactgTTAAGACAGAAAATTCGATGGATAATTCGTTTTTATAAACTGTTCATCTCACCGGTCGGTTTTGCGTCATCGTCTAATGAAATAACATCGTCGTCTTTGTTAGAAATAagttgacattttaattttcgtcttGATTTGATCATGCGATGCTCTGAAATAAActggttttgattttttaaaatatttttttagttgttttaCCAGTATTATTACATTCCCTAATATGTGGTTCGATATTCCAAAATACATCCCTTTGATTATTGGCTATTGTAGAAATAAAGAGAGTCGAATTGGTCTGCACGTTATCCACAAACAGCTTAATTTCTTTCCACGTTTCCTTATTGAAGAAATCGTTGCAACACTTAAATATCCTAATTAATCTAGTGGTTGTTACTTACCTGAGATGAGTACGTTTCctcttttaaaatattactttCATTATTTGCTTCACTTAGTGTTAATGTTATCTTGCAATTGGAACACATTTTTACGAACAATGACAGACAGACAACTCCATTTTTCGGATTTCTTTCTACTGTGGTTTGTTGATTTGTACTATAGTTGGTATAAAAATATGGAACTAAATATTAAACTTTAAGTTAACTACTTCTGTATTGGGGTTTTATCATActgtgttaatttttacttacCTTTGTGAATTTTCCAAAGACCAGTGACAGTATCTTTACTGTGAATCATCATATGAGTTACACTGTAGACATTTTGACCATCATCATATTGTATTATAGCGTCTTTATTATTTAGTCGTTTGAAAGAGAATCTATTATCCTTTTTCGAAAGTTCGAAATGACGCCATTCCTTATTAGTTAGGTACTGACTGTCACTGTTGTTATGCTGAAAATGTAGTGTAGTATGCTGTTACATCTAATTTTCCTGGGGATACCATTATTGTTTGGATCGGCGTTTCGCAAGATTTAGATACTGTTACATTGCTAAGAACAGGTATGGTTCCACGTGCACACTTTCGTAGTTCTGTTTTAGTTCCTCCAAATGCCATCAGTAAGAACCAATAACAATTTGACTCTTCTATTATTTCTCCATCGCAAAGGAGTATATGGGCTTGTTTTGAAATACGAATCGATaatgaaatttggaaattttgttttaatttactggCCACAGTGATAAACTGTAATGTATCATTCTTCTTTTCAACTGTTTTGTATGTGCGTATTGCTGtgtattgaaaataaacatattaATTGAAGTGAAACAAAAGGTTAAAGTTAGTTACTCTCCCATCGTCTATCCAAAATTCTTTGATTATTTCTGTACACATAAGTCCACTTGGAATCATCACCTTCAATACCCAATCGGAACAAAGGTGCATGTGGAATAAATTGTGATTCTAAAATGAATTAACAACTGTAGTTATGATTTTCAAAATCCTAAGAGGGAGATATTATACAGCGTGTCCCACCTAAGACTTTTAGGTCTTATATGTCTATTATTCATGGACCGATTTTTGTGAAGTTTAACAgatagataataatttaaaaggtGAAGATTAATCTTAGTCTTAAAAACGCCATTTTAACTCTCTTTATTTGTGAATGAAATCATTTAAGATTTACACTAAACTGtataacaacaataaacaatgGCTTCCGCAAAAGAGGAAAAACCgtatcaatttatttaatttttcgcaaaattgttcaattgtttcaaaacgGGTTGACTTGAAATCTCAAAAATGTTAgcacatttttaacaatataatttatttttcttgaagTAGAAActgttaatttgattaatttttttgtatagaCGCATGTTTTCTAACGAGTAACAATCTGACACTAGTTTTGTGTAGATTCAAATAaaggaatagttatttatgatgtaaccccacgaacaaaataaaatcacttttaacacgtccatcatacatctattttttatacaactggtttgcattgcattaaaaaacgaattggaatttttgatgtttattttaatttctgcggcaaaaatcaggtagctagtcttgtattgacatttgtttattagaaacgtcaaaaaagttttcattaggttttgtaaaacactttcaattccacattattgcattcgcaaacatggaatgcaaagaaaacgacgttaacgatgccgatatcgacgacagatttcccgcagatattgaaaaagtggcaaataGAGAcactttaacatttataaagaaataaaaaataactagtgttaaaagttttttttttactagtgttaaaaatacttttaaaacggtaagttataaagagcaatttttaatcaaattagcttccactaaaaacgtcacttttaatgtcagttgtataaaaaatattttaaaattacattttttattaatcgggCATTTTATTGccagtaatttattttttattcactaGAATATCTATCTtccaatttttacaaaaatcggtCTATAAATAATAGAGGTACAAGACCTGAAAGTCTTAGGTGGGACACCCCGTATAgcacatatttttttagtaaatatTCAGGTTGTATAGTTGTCCCAGAGGtgcagcgattttatggcagggcaatagtTCTTATTACGTCTATTGATGTGCCGATAAGCGACTTAAGCAGAGcccctgtcaatcatcattttcgttctgTACCTCtcagtttacagggtagtacttgAACGAATTTACGATTGGGAGTTGTAGCTGtggtttaaacctattgtcggtgtcgttaacgtttatacaatggtaccctgccataaaatcgctgcagctctgggacaACTATAAGCACTGTCACATTGGAAGAAACTTCCgttcacattaattttaactaccGTTACTTACCCGTTTCAGATTCCTGTGTTCCTTTCTCATCAGCCAACCAACTTAAGGCATAAGTGCTGTTGGTAATGCAGTAAtactcattttttttcaaattgtgaACCATAAAAAAGCTACTTTGGCAGTTCGAATAAAGTACATTAATAACTAGGATTAAAAAGAACACATATCTATTACTAATTTCGAATTGCATGCTTATGAAGATTTTAACGTTTTTTAACTGACGCAGATACCGCGAAACTGATAAAACcgtaatatgtattataagctatttatttatgatatcAGCGGCGAGGATTTTACAGTTTTGGTTAAATGAAGGAGTGTAGGTTTGTGATAAGACAGCATTTTATCATAGTAAACATAGAAATCTCACAAACATAACTTCTTCCCTTTTTTGTGTATCGAcaacaaatataaataaaaaaaaattattggtttTGGATAGATTTAGTTTATCCGGTTTGTGAGCATTATTACTAACTGTCTAAAGTAAGTGTTATTACTGTGTGTGTCGGTTTTGCACTTAGGACCTATATGGTTTATCACgtaaattatttgttgtagTTGCCCAATCACAGatataatagctatttatgcaccaagggcgttacaacgatgattacgcccggagaacgatgaatccagctcgagggctttaacccgagagatggatatcgttcgatgggcgtaatcattcggtgacgatGTGGTggatacaaaattttatttttcactatacgtgttcttaaaaaaaaaattggcatctttgcaattttgaattgatgagggcgttatgaattcattacgcccgcttattcttattacgtcctgtattattccccggttgttatggacatgtttacgtatttcgtatcctaggagttatcatgcaattatactaaagtgaaaaataaaaatatttgtggaaCCCCCAGTTGTAAAATATGtctgttttttctttcagtaATATTGTAGCCAAAGCTGAACAATTATAACACTCAAAATTaggtttatattttttttgtggttttcaaaattcaattcacttaaaatacattttttttcatattgtatACTTTTGgcgcaaaatatttttcaaacgaAGGTTtatcgaaaataattttgggATTGGTTGATTAAACCGAATGTgactaattcaaaataaactaaaatgAGGCAAAGAAATCCTGTTCAAATTATACACGGCAATAAAGAAATTATGgttgtttatattttattggcTTTGAGTGTTATTCTAAAGGATTACCagtagaatttgttttttatttataatctaAGAAAAGAGAAAATGCAAGGTATAATATCTtgggatttatttattttttaaattatttggaaaCAAATACCAACATGACTTTTTTTCTaatgatacatatttatacggtgcgatcaattaaaaaataaatcgagtcgccgtgttacctatggcaacccatgctatagcataggctccgaagcaaactcgatttattttttaaatgatcgctcggtattatATTCTATATAGTTCAAAATTAGAAGTTATTAAGTAGTGTTTATTTACGCACATGGGGGCAGAAAATTTTGTCTAAATTACTTCGTATAGTTGAGCCtcctttaaataattttccgtTGCTTCGAACAAGAAAGTGAAGTCTCCCTGAAAGAACGTAACAGTCACTTTTCACAATTCttacaaaatgaaaataactCTTAATTAACAAACCACTCATATCATTTTCGAGCCTACTTCAACAACCTTGACTAATATTGTCTGTGCAAGATAATGTCAAATCTGATACTCCTGAGGAGTAATAGAGTGGTAGGTTAACAGttaagttattaaaaaatatttacttcatTGATTCTAAATTCTGGGCTGTGATTTCGAACCATTCTCACAGAAGTAGGAACGTCACATACTCCTTcgacttcaatttttttaatgttatacAGCATGGCGATGTACAGACCGGAATCCTTGATGccattactgaaaaaaatacaattgcgGAAAACGTTACCATTGCGTCAGTCATAtcgcatgttttttttttttaatttcacctcgtagtaggcgttgaagagtcgattatgaacgcactactcgtgtaaaaacgtaagattaaacagctgatccgtgatccgtaacccgtatagtgcgttcacaattgactcttcaacgcctactatgagataaaattaaaaaaaacacccgatatttacTCACTGGCTCATCACCAAGACTGAATTagacttttttaaaattgcgttcGTTTCATTACAAAAGTTGACGAAATCAGCAACGTTTTCAGGACGAGTAGCCTCTGAGGACCAGTTTTTCataacaataatttcaattattttctgaaaattgaaattgatcAAAACGTATTTAATAGAATAACAACGCAGTACAGTTTTGTCACCGATTGTTATCTGCACTGTTATCCAGTCGTAAGAATCGAATATTTTGGAGTCTCGGTGTACGAGATTTATCTTTTTTGTAAGTGTAATTTGTGGCATGTTCCTGTCGGGCCATATACgatttaaagtaattttattcACTGATACTATAACGGAGATGTTTTTATTTCCAACGAAGTTCCAGAACTGGAAGAGAGTGTCAGGTGTTGGTTCTTTCGTTATCGTAAATTTTCCAGGACATCTGAAACAATTAATCGTCTCTACACCGAAACATGCAGATACATCGTCGTAATCGAGACAATAAGGTGCACTCAAACTTAATTCTTTGCGAACTAAAACACAagataaatgaaattttatgatTTCAGATTTTGAAATGATTGTTACCAGATTTGTTGCCTGTTTTACGAGTACGTTTTATGGTATCAAGCCATTGTGTTTCTTGGACATATTTGAAGTATTTGTGAATCTGTTCTTCACTGAACAATATGGGTGTATTTGTCTGAAACGAATCACATTTGAAGGTGgtatcaattttaaaacaatattcaaaaattatgaaatgagCTAACAGGTAGTAGTTGATGTTGTTGATCAGATTTGGGTCACATTTGGCCAATCTATGActgattttgaaaatatcgatAGTACCATCTCGATTGGCAGTTCTAAAAGAAATGTCACACAGCAGAGCCAAACCCGTTCCTTCCACACCCGTACTGCAAAAAACCGAAAAgtgcataattttttattttgatcaaAATTACCTGCACTGAACCAAGATGGGTGATTTGGAATCCAAAGGAACTTTAGATGTCATTAGGAAAAAGAACATCAAAGGTAACGAAAAAAGAGAAGTAGAGGTGTTCCACCACGAACAGTACCGGTACAAGACGATCTGAAACAAGAGTGTACAATTTTACGTTTAAAATCAGGATAGACCCACATGTCGCGATGTCTTCTTGAAGGTAAGAATGAACTTTCGGCATTCGTAATCGAAGAAAATGTCGCAAGATTTGAAGGTGAGGGAAAGTTTGTGATGTCGTAAGTCTTCGTCTTTTACGTGCCAGTAATTCTCATCAGTTTCCTATAAATGTTAACcgtgaaaaattaaacttagCAATGTGGACAATCACCTGTTTGTCTTCCAAATGGTTATCGAGAAGAATAATGTGCTTGATATTTTCTTGCCAGATGAGTTTCCAGAATAAAGCAAATTTATCTGGTTCCGGTACCTTGGCAGCCAGATGGGATTTCTTCACGTGCTGACCCTGTGCATAAGAATGAAAAAACGTTCAAATGACTATAAACAATTTCTTACGTCAATATATTCTGTGTCCAAGTAGTCTATTAAAATATCGTCGATTATGGTTTCGTAAATCTTAACTGTATTGAGAATTTCctaaaaaagtaataaatctAAGTGCTCTCAATAGAATTGTGGAAAAAGCTGTGACAAGATTTCAGTACAGAAATTAGTTTTCAGATAGATGAAATTTTTACCTTATGTTGACG contains these protein-coding regions:
- the LOC138122811 gene encoding receptor-type tyrosine-protein phosphatase mu-like isoform X19, coding for MTVFLLLITSLSTNIQIEEKRLLKSTPFRIRIGAFNGYNGTELAKDDTSPPARPLFTTDPIISTSNDTITIEISPIKSTNRNDTNNYELFLFLLDENFNNHDNVKSLTRLQENHHVNLSKFKILYQCQLKNPVHFKIGQDNYTINDCIRGSSSSLKPATTYNVTILLTNTFMNKTSYKLYSYPVHTLGEPVDVPQDLRLLGLLSLLLIIPIAIAFRKFLVKSKSSNNREDYERNTETYSKPVKITKYPDYVKNSLKNDELVRQHKEILNTVKIYETIIDDILIDYLDTEYIDGQHVKKSHLAAKVPEPDKFALFWKLIWQENIKHIILLDNHLEDKQETDENYWHVKDEDLRHHKLSLTFKSCDIFFDYECRKFILTFKKTSRHIVLYRYCSWWNTSTSLFSLPLMFFFLMTSKVPLDSKSPILVQCSTGVEGTGLALLCDISFRTANRDGTIDIFKISHRLAKCDPNLINNINYYLLAHFIIFEYCFKIDTTFKCDSFQTNTPILFSEEQIHKYFKYVQETQWLDTIKRTRKTGNKSVRKELSLSAPYCLDYDDVSACFGVETINCFRCPGKFTITKEPTPDTLFQFWNFVGNKNISVIVSVNKITLNRIWPDRNMPQITLTKKINLVHRDSKIFDSYDWITVQITIGDKTKIIEIIVMKNWSSEATRPENVADFVNFCNETNAILKKSNSVLVMSHNGIKDSGLYIAMLYNIKKIEVEGVCDVPTSVRMVRNHSPEFRINEGDFTFLFEATENYLKEAQLYEVI
- the LOC138122811 gene encoding receptor-type tyrosine-protein phosphatase U-like isoform X21, which encodes MNKTSYKLYSYHVHTLGEPIDSDVSKYLSLLGLLSLLLIIPIAIVFRKLLAKSKSTNRKDYEQKTETYSKPVKITKYPDYVKNSLKNGELVRQHKEILNTIKIYETIIDDITIDYLDTEYIDGQHVKKSHLAAKVPEPDKFALFWKLIWQENIKHIILLDNHLEDKQETDENYWHVKDEDLRHHKLSLTFKSCDIFFDYECRKFILTFKKTSRHIVLYRYCSWWNTSTSLFSLPLMFFFLMTSKVPLDSKSPILVQCSTGVEGTGLALLCDISFRTANRDGTIDIFKISHRLAKCDPNLINNINYYLLAHFIIFEYCFKIDTTFKCDSFQTNTPILFSEEQIHKYFKYVQETQWLDTIKRTRKTGNKSVRKELSLSAPYCLDYDDVSACFGVETINCFRCPGKFTITKEPTPDTLFQFWNFVGNKNISVIVSVNKITLNRIWPDRNMPQITLTKKINLVHRDSKIFDSYDWITVQITIGDKTKIIEIIVMKNWSSEATRPENVADFVNFCNETNAILKKSNSVLVMSHNGIKDSGLYIAMLYNIKKIEVEGVCDVPTSVRMVRNHSPEFRINEGDFTFLFEATENYLKEAQLYEVI
- the LOC138122811 gene encoding receptor-type tyrosine-protein phosphatase U-like isoform X20, which encodes MNKTSYKLYSYPVHTLGEPVDVPQDLRLLGLLSLLLIIPIAIAFRKFLVKSKSSNNREDYERNTETYSKPVKITKYPDYVKNSLKNDELVRQHKEILNTVKIYETIIDDILIDYLDTEYIDGQHVKKSHLAAKVPEPDKFALFWKLIWQENIKHIILLDNHLEDKQETDENYWHVKDEDLRHHKLSLTFKSCDIFFDYECRKFILTFKKTSRHIVLYRYCSWWNTSTSLFSLPLMFFFLMTSKVPLDSKSPILVQCSTGVEGTGLALLCDISFRTANRDGTIDIFKISHRLAKCDPNLINNINYYLLAHFIIFEYCFKIDTTFKCDSFQTNTPILFSEEQIHKYFKYVQETQWLDTIKRTRKTGNKSVRKELSLSAPYCLDYDDVSACFGVETINCFRCPGKFTITKEPTPDTLFQFWNFVGNKNISVIVSVNKITLNRIWPDRNMPQITLTKKINLVHRDSKIFDSYDWITVQITIGDKTKIIEIIVMKNWSSEATRPENVADFVNFCNETNAILKKSNSVLVMSHNGIKDSGLYIAMLYNIKKIEVEGVCDVPTSVRMVRNHSPEFRINEGDFTFLFEATENYLKEAQLYEVI